cgaacaaatttttaataaactaaaaaaaaaaaacaattaacagAATAAACAAGGTTTGAATCcataaacaaataaatcattATCCTTGAATATATAATTGAAGTTTATACTACTATCTGATTTTTAGCTTTTACTTGATtctgtaaaaataaaaacatctttcATTTTAGACAATGTGTTTACATTTCAAACAATATAATATGCATTTCATACTTACAGGTTGTGTTTTGTAAAATATACCAACTTCGCAATTCATCTGAAGGCTTCGCATTTACCTATTTGCGGAGCAACCAAATTTgcaatttaattcaattatgaAACATGTGGAAAATTGTGATTCACAATCTAAGTGGAATGTTCACAATTTTAAAATTGTGAAGCCCTTTACTAAAAAATTACTTCGCAATTCATCAAAAGATTTCTCATTGACCTATTTCAAAGCCTTTCGCTAAAATATGACTTCGCATTTCGCTAGAAGGTTTTGCATTTACCTATTTGCAAAGTCATTTTTGAAATGAAGGTTCTAGATTGAGGGTTTAGTGTTTATGGCTTTGAATTTGGTAATTGCGAAACAAGCTCATAATATGTGAAGTATTGCAGTTGAATCTAAACCCAAAACCTTTAATTTCTAAAccaaaaaatcaaacaaaatcaTCTCAAATAAGTTCGAAAATCGTCATTATACCATTAACACTAACCCTAACAAAATATAACACATTAAGGACATATTTGATTCAGTTGTTAGCTAATACCTGTTGcagttgttgttagctgtttgcagttgcagtaagctgttagctgtttgttattagttgtttaattactagtgtttggtaaaattatattgaactgttgttattcggatttaaaatgtctaaaatggacatgttttaaattaatcaacgatgaaattataaaagggaaaatgtgaaaaaatgcacataacgtttacaactaggaataattttactcttaacgtctaaaatggtgcaattttacccataacgctaGCAGCttagagcaattttactcctaacattggcaagttgggtcgatttcagatattattagaaaacataggtattttatttcttattctacaccaattgcatatatcagtagttctaaaaaagagattccatatttttttttgtgatttaataataaaattgaaaattgatatgtataaatttattgaaatatttgatttttttttgtccaactcatacaaaagacaatatatattttttattttcttaaaaataaatttcacgtctaatcatatgtttgcgATCTactactaacgatgataaaatggtgcacatgtgaagtgtagatgacaatattcatgatgaagcagacagtttgataaattatttctcaaattgaccaaacttgtcaatgttaggggtaaaattgattttggttgccaacattaggggtataattgcaccattttagacgttaagggtaaaattgctcctagctataaatgttaggggtatttttgcaccttatcctattataaaataaaaaatgtgttacacaaattaataaaaataaaaaaataaaaaaattattgaacacaacaaaacattgttcttctggtattatgttgtagaaatataaataatgttaaagaataaacatattttgtagaaataagataattttataaataacaaataactataaACAACTGGTTATGAAAAGCTCCAGAACGCTGCAGTTTTcagagaaaatgttaaacgatgcggttatataaacctaaccaaacgctcatccgaaaagctgaaacgaACACCCTCTAAATCAATGCCCAATCACAACAAAATCAAAACCTAAAACCTATCTAAAATATATAATACAAAAAACTCAAAACCTAATCAATATACCATTAAATCATGTTATTTTGATGCGAAGAGATTGAGAAAACGTACATTTGATTTGGTGTTATCAAAATTTACTATCTTCTTTCGAGATGAATCAATGTACTTAGAATAATTTCGCAAATCGCAAATCGCAAAGACAACGTAAGGAGTTAGGAGAATAAGGGTATTGTGGGACAAACGTGGTGAATAAGTGTATAGTTGAAACGGGTTTAAAAATAGAAATGAACTTGTGATTGTATTAATGTTGAGATGTAAAGTGAAGTTGTATTTGGATGGATGTGTGTCCACCAACCTAACTACTCTTGAACTGCTCTTGAAATTAGTTTGAAATCCTAAGTGGGGTTAGCCTTAACATGCAAATGGAGATCAATTTctttaaaacaaacaaaagtcaATTAAGTTTTAGAATATGAGGTGAGTCCAAGAATCTATTAAATATGGAGTAGGTACTACACCCACCAAATTTACCCACTTTCCGCTTCTATGTTCCCCATAATTAAGTTGCTTTTTTGCCTCCATTttcaaacttattttaatttcttCACATCTGTTGTGTTGTGTGGGATTAGATATAGATTCCCTCACTCACAATATTAATTACCTTTTTCCAATTATTCTACAAATCTTAGCCAACACCAACAAATGCTTCTTTTGAGAGATCAACTTTTAATTAAAACTCAATTTAAGAGGCTTCTTTTTTTGTGCAGGTGAATTTAAGAGGCTTCTAATTCATAGTATAATATAATGGACTTTGATAATGATATAAGCCTGTTAAAGAAAGACCCAAAACCAACTGTAACATATTTTTATCTAGGATCAGTTTGTATAagttaatataattatttttataaatatatatataaagaaaagtacaaaaaaaaaaaaaaaaaacagtttcttattttaaaatttgacaAACATAGATATTCAAGTTTATTCTGCTagtaaaagaaaattcaaattgattaatagttttaaaaaactggtttgtttttttatttataatttgtatTGAGTCATTATCTTATGCCTTGTCATTTCTTTACCCATCCTCATTTCTCTCTATCCTCAAACTTTCCCTCTCTCTTTTCAAAGTCtcctcatattttttttttatgggatAAAGaacaaatttaactctaacgttttaagggaaatacaaatttaaccttaacgtttgaaattgtgtgaatttaactttaatagaaaaatagaaaaaacatgtTAGATTGTTATTTAACAGACTTTCCAAACATTAATTATATCCaaaatatttagtgtattacttacaaaattccaaaaattttattaaaatattaacaaTTAAATATGCTATATTTTTTGAATGAATGTCGAGACGCGAAGACAgtccggacatcccaactaggttggcaccctcGGCGCAGCCAACAACCCGAAtattattgaaaaagaaaaaagaatagaGTACACAAGAggaagaaaattacaaaaaacaagAAATTACAGAAAACGAATATGAGCTGCATTGCACCGATCGTCAAACAGGAAAGCTTGACAGAAATGAGCAGCAGAATTCCACCAGCGATTAGCAACTGCCAATTGCCCAAAGCCTGCAAGCCAATTAAATATGCTATATATGAGTTAAGTACATTCTGTTTTCTCAAAGTGCTTAAAATACTTactatgttattaatatagttacaaataatcaactaaaaatatacaaaattgcttcattttatcgacaaacttgtttgaaatacccgatgtgatagttaaataacagttaTGGCTAAATTTGCACTACGGCTAAATATGCACTTTTCTTGAAATGTCAGAGTTAAATTTAACCCTTATCAGAATTTTTATTAAACCATTactatttattaaatttgagcCGAGTTCGATTTAGAAAAAAATTtaagataaattttatttatcacatagaaaatataaaattggtcCCTAATAAACtaatggcaaaaagcatcctgaggcccctgatctttcattgtttgatgCATTaaaccctcgatcttttatttagacacattgagcccttgatctttcaccatttggtgcattaagccctcgatctttcatttagacacattgagcccttgatctttcatatatgtattaggtccttccataaatcaattaatatataggtttattaagggcatgtttggtgtgacaacaaatgatgttctaaaaataacaaattctaaaataaaaaatatattatacaaattaataaaaataatttaaataaaaaataaaaaatttattgaacacaataaaaccttgtttttcgataattatgttctaaaaataaaaataatgttaaaattgaagcacattttgtggaataagaagggtaattttatcaataacaagtaactacaaacaactgttcatgaaaagagctttttgtgaaaaactccaaaatgttgcagtgtccagagaaaatgcgaaacactgcagttatataaacctaaccaaacatgccattaataaacctatatattaattgatttatggaagggcctaatacacccatatatgaaagatcaagggctcaatgtgtctaaatgaaagatcgagggcttaatgcaccaaatgatgaaagatcagaggcttaatgtgtctaaataaaagatcgagggcttaatgcaccaaacaatgaaagatcagggacctcaggatgctttttgcctaaacTAATATGGTATTTGTCACTCATCAGGATAGTGCACATTTCTAATTGAGATATCATAATGTTAAACTAACCGATGTTTAAAAAGATAGTCCTAAATTGACCCTTTGTCAAAAAGAATAAATTTATTGTTATTGAagtaaaaaatcaaacaaaaaaagTAAGTGGGTATTGACAACTCACAATCGTAGTTGAACGGCCTTTGTTGAATATAGAACACCCTAAATTCCATCTACATCTTATTTAAGTCCTCATTTTTCAACAAATCAACCTCACCACTTCTACAATATGGGAAACTTATGGCTTCTTTTGATCACCATCACATCCTTGAAATGTGCACATGCTTTCCATCCAGAAAACATGGAATTCATCAAATCTCAGCAGAAAGAGAAAACAACCAATATCCAATTCTATTTCCACGACACAGTTAGTGGGAAGAACCCAAGTGCAATCAAGGTAGCCGAGTCTGCTCAAACTCAGAAATCTCCAACTCTGTTTGGTGCTATTATGATGGCTGATGACCCTTTAACTGAAGGACCTGACCCTAAGTCCCAATTGTTAGGAAGGGCACAAGGGCTTTATGGGTCTGCTGGGCAGAGTGAAATGTGCCTTATAATGGTTATGAACTTTGCCTTTACTCATGGTATTTATAATGGAAGTTCTGTTAGTCTACTTGGGAAGAACTCGGCATTAAGTCCCGTGAGAGAGATGCCGATCATAGGCGGAACAGGGGTTTTCCGGTTTGTTCGTGGTTATGCGATTGCCAAGACTCATTGGTTTGATATTACTACTGGAGATGCTATTGTTGGCTATAATCTTACACTTGTTCATTAGTccttcattttatttatatttgtattatattatgtttttttcttcttttttcaaACGTAATGAATATTCACCTTTCATTTCCCACTGTAGTGCTCTCTTATGTCCTTACTTTTTTGTCAAATAAAATGgtagtacatttttttttttttgccatacTCTCAGGCTAATGTAATTAAACTTACAACTCTGATTTTAATGCTGTAAAATAGATTTATTTATGGGTCTAGacagacagatttatatctaaaattgagagaaattttattataaacgAGTATTGTGGaatttttctagttttttttaaaaaaaaaaaacggtgTCCACTATGGTTCTAACATAATAAATCCCCTCAACTGTTTTTTCAACAGCTTAATATGAAGATTTTTTATTCATATTGTCcaatttaaaaatatcaaatGGCGATCATTTGGAAGTATATTAAGGAAATtatttgtttgggaaaaaaggTCCTACCGGGAGTCGAACCCAGGTCGCTGGATTCAAAGTCCAGAGTGCTAACCACTACACCATAGAACCACGAATGGAAAAATCGTGCGCAATTCTTCATATATACTATAATCTAGTACACAAGGGCAATTTTGAAGCAATTGAGTTCAGTTTAGTAATTAATAGGCTAAATTACATCCGTGACAActgaactttaccaattttAACGTTGTGACCACTGAACTCAATTCTTAATGGCATGACCACTAAATTTTACATCTTTTTAATACCGGAGCCAtttaacgtctcaaaacgaccattaacggtctcaaaataaaaaaaatcgaaaagtTAATGATactctaaaaaactttaattcttaaaaattttcgcTTTGATGTCATTTAGATAGGAGGgatagtgaatttttagagagagaaaacttcaaacaatgtgattttggaaaaaaaaaagatgtggTTTCGTGATAAATATCGTTCTTAACAACTTTAAGTCTtagatatttttattaaatattcaaTTAAAGATCATTAACGATCATTTTGAGgatttagttaaagttgaattattaatattaaaaaaatataaaccatGTTGTTTTCTCTAAATCTCTCTCACAATCTTTCAATCAGATTAAGTTTgacaaattttctattatagcCGACACAAATGACGTTAGCTCTCAGATTATTTTCTCATGTCAATGAAAATTCTACTCCTCCTTTACTGTATTCTAGGAGTTGCAAGGTCATCAAATGTTATCGTAGATTTTCTCTTCCGTATGTGAAAACATGCTACTTAAGTTGATAATGATATTCTTATTCTAATAATTGATGATGGTGAGACCAATTGataaaacaaagagaaaaaatGATATAACTTCTACACAATAACAACaactacttatatatatatatatatatatgttggtaCCACGTATATATAACCACTCCCATTATTTTATTCTCTATAAGTTAGAGGTCTTTGTACAATCGTTTCGTGCGCAAATAGATAGAGATGGGGAAGCAATTTGCAGTGGTGGTAGCTATTATAATGGTTCATATCTGTTATGGAAGTTCCAAAGAAATTGATCCATGGTTGAGTCATGCTAAGGAAAAAGTGAGCCATCTTCACTTTTACTTACATGATACATTTTCAGGCCAAAACCCCTCGGCAGTAGAGATAGTCAAACCCGACATAACACATATATCACCTACATTATTCGGCGCACTTGTTATGATCGACGATCCCTTGACAGAAGGACCTCTTCCAATATCCAAGGAGGTCGGCAGAGCTCAGGGTTTGTATGGATCTTCGGGTCAGACCACTTTTGATCTTGCCATGGCTTTCAACTTAGTTTTCACTTCTGGACTATTCAACGGCAGTACCCTTGCTGTATTAGGCCGGAATCAGGCCACGGATTCTACCCGGGAGCTGCCTATTGTTGGGGGAACTGGTGTTTTCCGGTTGGCTCGTGGATTTGCTTCCCTTAAAACGTATTTTATTAATGCTACTAATGGTGATGCTATTGTTGAATATAATGTTTCTGCCATACATTATTGAAACTACTTTCTTTACATATTCTTGTAAATATTGGTAAGCATCATTAAATAATGCGGAGCTTTGATACTAAATGTTGAATAATGGATTGATTTGAAAACAAAATTTcataatatttattttctaCTCTCATGCCTCACTCTCACATGCACACTTGCACCTATTTTCTTTCACTTTTGCTCACTCACTCAGTCAATTATTTGTTGCGTATCCATACAACTCCCTCACATCTATAAATAGTCTAACTATGTCAATTAATAAACTAATAATCACCACGAACTTATATCATCCATCACAACCACAAACTTAAACTTGTATAAATAATACCCACAAAACAACCAAAGGAAAATCTGTATATTTTCAATAGCATTTAGTTAATTATTCTAGAGACCTATTATTGATGTAAGTTGGTGTGATCATTTTAATACTCCCCTCGGCACCAACTTATAATAACTCGTATGTGCTAGTCATTCCAAGTGACTTTTCTGAAATCTTCTTCGAGAACCTTTCTCCACTTCTTGCTTGAAGATGCTTCTCCATATGTCGTAGACTCCTTTATGATAGCTTCTTCGATCACTTGCATTCTCTTAGCAAAGATTGTATGCTCATGCTTCTCTCTGTTCCCTTCAACAAGATTAGGTTTTCCCACTCCGTTGGGATTGCAATACTTGTCCTTGTTTGTCCCCCTCGACCTACGTTGCCTTGACATATAATTACATTATCTCTTCGTTTTTCATTGTTGGTTCTCTAATCAATATTGGCATGTCTTTCCTAATTAGCTTAACTAATTCTCTCAAGCTCTTAACTAAAGCTTCCAGTAGCATCATCTCCTTGATGATTTCCCTCTCGACAAATTTTGATTGCTTATAAGCACATTGCTTACCTTTTCTCGATGTAACATTTCCATCTTTAGACATGTCCTTTTTGTGCTTCTCTTTCCTTTTGTGATTCGTACACCTTGGGCATATCTCCATTAGCCTATGCTTCACCCTCTCTTTGGGTGACATCCTTTTTCGTGAACTTGTTGGCTTAGTCTTCACCATCTTCCCTTTTCGTGACACCGTCTCGTACAATATTGGTTGCACACATCCAACCTTTCTCCTCAGCAACATCAACTCTGTCATTGCTTGCTATTTACGCTTCACATCTCCTGAAAACCTTTAAATAACCACTCCGGATGAGATCTGTTTTTTTTCTTGGAGGCTCAAAATATCATTGAAGTCATCAATAACGCACCAAGGAAGGCGGGAAGCACAAGCATTATAAAGACTTCAGAGTAAATTCCAAGTGAGGTGATAGTTGGAGTGATCAAGAGCACTATGAAAACCAGCACACCTCCATTGACCAAAGCATGTCTTAGATATAACCATGTCAATATGATTCTTAGAAAAACTATAGTAACATTAACATCAATAGAATGTTTCCAAATAACTGCAAAACCACTATAGTGACCAGTACTATCAACATAAAGACACTCATCATAAATAATAAGATTTTGCTTACAACTCTTAACTAGATCCTTAAGAGCTAAGACTGCTCAAGGGTTGTCAAGCCCCTGACAGTTTCAACTAAGTCATGTCATTGTATTCGGTGGGATGCCTCTAGACATCCATTCGATATCAAATTGTCATTAGAAACATTCATAATGGAGGGATAATATATGTAGAAATCTCTTTGAGGGTAACATATGCAATCATTCGTAACCAGTTTACGATTCCTTTCTTCCTGAAGTTCCATATATATTCTCTCATCAATATCAATTTCCATAAGAGACTTCTCAATATCATCTTTTCATGTAGATAGGACAACCTTATTTTGCACAATACACATAACTTTTGAAACTTTTGGTGGTCCCCCTAATGAGACAACCTCGTGATGAGTTCCGTGGATGTTGATATCCTTAAGGTTACATGGCCAATTGTATATACTTACATCCCCATCATGTCTTCAAAGAAGCCTTTTTCTAATCACTAGAGCTCTTATATTCACTATGTGTATGATCAAGCTTTCCATAAAGGACACAGATGAACGTAAGTTGTTCGCACTTAAATTGAACAACTTTGACTTCCTTGTTGCTAACCTTGATTTTCTTCTATCACTTAAACCGCACTTAGATACGCATATATGTGTTCCAGATTCCAATGTTGTTGGAGGCGTCATGATCAGCAAATTCACCAATAAAGCTGCCCAATTGTTTTCCCACAGCCTCTGACATGAACCCAGTCGAAACATGTAATTAAAcaacaatatatataatatgttcGATATATTGTGTCTCAATTGTGTATATATTATTGCTTTAAAAAAACTATCTACATATTACAATTCATCtctaatttatattattattattggttgattaattaattatagcATGCAATTAAGCAACAAAATTTGTTTTGATATAATATCTAGTGTTAACTGTTTAAAGGTATAGTATGATATAGTAGATCACCTAATTTGGTTAGTGATCACTTACATATAATATAATTGGTTTCAACAACAActctattaatattattatgcaattggcaAGCCAGCTTTCGAAGACAGcactgtttgtttgtttgtttatttaattacaaCCAAAATTTCAAAAGGTTGTTTAGCACTTTACGTTGCTTTTGAATTTCATTTTGCA
The window above is part of the Euphorbia lathyris chromosome 3, ddEupLath1.1, whole genome shotgun sequence genome. Proteins encoded here:
- the LOC136224213 gene encoding dirigent protein 23-like codes for the protein MGNLWLLLITITSLKCAHAFHPENMEFIKSQQKEKTTNIQFYFHDTVSGKNPSAIKVAESAQTQKSPTLFGAIMMADDPLTEGPDPKSQLLGRAQGLYGSAGQSEMCLIMVMNFAFTHGIYNGSSVSLLGKNSALSPVREMPIIGGTGVFRFVRGYAIAKTHWFDITTGDAIVGYNLTLVH
- the LOC136221709 gene encoding dirigent protein 21-like; translated protein: MVHICYGSSKEIDPWLSHAKEKVSHLHFYLHDTFSGQNPSAVEIVKPDITHISPTLFGALVMIDDPLTEGPLPISKEVGRAQGLYGSSGQTTFDLAMAFNLVFTSGLFNGSTLAVLGRNQATDSTRELPIVGGTGVFRLARGFASLKTYFINATNGDAIVEYNVSAIHY